The genomic window TGCATCGCATGCGGCGACGATCTCCGCGCTGGTGACGTCGTATGCTGCATCGATTTCGTCCACCAGGCCCATGAGGCGATCCGCGTCCATCCGGTCGGTCCGGCACGCGAAGCGTTCCAGTGAAACGGACTTCATGAAGTCGATGCACTTCGGACGGTAGGCGAGCGAGATGGCGGGCACGCCGCATCCCAGGGACAGCACCACCGCATGCAGCCGCTGCCCGATCACCATGTCGTACTCGGCGATGCGGCGCAGCGTCCGCCCGGCGTCCTCGTACGCTTCCCAGATCGGGACCGCACCGTCGCCCAGCCTCCGGTTGAGCACGTCGGCATGCTGCACGTCATCGGGGTGCATCGGCAGAAACTCCACGCGCTGCCCCCGGCCGCGCAGCCGTCGCACCGCCTCGACCACCGCATCCGTGATCCGCCCCTGCTCCCCCCAGATCGGCCCGCTGCAGCCGAGGTTGACCGATACCAGCCCGGCGCGGCGGAAGTCTGCCCTGGGCGTGCAGTACGCCAGCGCGGGATCCCCGATGACGTCGACGTTGCGCACCCCCCAGGAGCGCAGAATCTCCGCGCTGTCAGGGCCGCGCACGCTGACGTAGGAGGCAGCGTTCAGCGCGTCCGCCCACTCCTTCGGTGGGTCCCGGTAGCCCCAGAAGTCCGGATCGCGCACGCCCGTGCCGAACACGACCGTTGGGATGCCGCGCGCCTGGGCGTGTACCAGCCGCTTCAGGTAGTTCGCATTGATGAGCGTTCCGCCACCGAGAAATACCGCGTCGAAGTCGTTCCTGCGATGCAGATGCCGCCGCGCCCAGTGCACGTGCGGGGGCAGCCGGCCGTAGCTCAGGAACGTGCTGCCGGGGAACAAGCGGTCGA from Longimicrobiales bacterium includes these protein-coding regions:
- a CDS encoding polysaccharide pyruvyl transferase family protein, which translates into the protein MNPLITVERSVSRLGSILRQSRYRTFSSLSRFWQPHAVYGYIGWVGHRNLGDEVLLLSFDRLFPGSTFLSYGRLPPHVHWARRHLHRRNDFDAVFLGGGTLINANYLKRLVHAQARGIPTVVFGTGVRDPDFWGYRDPPKEWADALNAASYVSVRGPDSAEILRSWGVRNVDVIGDPALAYCTPRADFRRAGLVSVNLGCSGPIWGEQGRITDAVVEAVRRLRGRGQRVEFLPMHPDDVQHADVLNRRLGDGAVPIWEAYEDAGRTLRRIAEYDMVIGQRLHAVVLSLGCGVPAISLAYRPKCIDFMKSVSLERFACRTDRMDADRLMGLVDEIDAAYDVTSAEIVAACDAVRGRLSAAAAAVMVTLATGAGSLGERKPAVEAI